CGACCATCCCTTCCGGGCAATCAACTTTCCAGACCAAAAATCCCCGGTTGGAGATATCTGCGGCAACCTGAACCAGGGCTTCATCCATCGGAAACAGGCAATCCCCGACTCTCTCAATTCCGGACTTGTCCCCCAGCGCTTCTTTCAACGCCTGTCCAAGGACGATCCCACAGTCTTCCACCAAATGATGCTGGTCAACTTTCAGGTCTCCTCCGGCTTTAATTTCCAGATCAAAATGGGCAAACCGGCAAAAGGCATCAAGCATGTGGTCAAAAAAACCGATTCCGGTATCTACGTTTACTCTCCCGCTGCCGTCAATCGCCAGCGTCAGTGAAATCTCCGTCTCCAGGGTTGTTCTGTTTAGATTGGCACTCCTCACACTATAGGCCCCCTTACTAACCTTATCCTTCTATTATACATGAAGATACTGTTCTTCCGCCATCACGATTTCAACGCCACTTCTGTCTGACCTCTATGGCTCTGGCATGCGCCTCCAAGCCTTCTTTGCGGGCAAGATACGCAATCTGGGCGGCATCCCTTTGCAGTGCTTCTTCGGAATAATTAATCACACTGATCCTTTTGACAAAGGTGTCGACGCTAAGGACAGAATAAAAGCGTGCGGTCCCTCCTGTCGGCAAGATATGGTTCGGTCCCGCAAAATAGTCGCCGACCGGTTCCGGCGTATATCTTCCCAGGAATACCGCTCCGGCATTTTTTACCTTGCCCAGCCAAGCAAACGGATCCTGCACAACAAGCTCAAAGTGTTCAGGGGCAATGCGGTTCACAAGGTTGATCCCTTCTTCAAGATCTTCAACCAGGATTGCAGCCCCGTAAGTATCCCAGGAAGCCCTGGCAATTTCAGCCCGTGGAAGCGCTTCAAGCTGGCGTTCCACCTCAATCACGGTCTTTTCCAACAAATCGGAGTACGGCGAAATCAGAATTGCTGAGGCAAGCCTGTCGTGTTCCGCCTGCG
This genomic stretch from Dehalobacter restrictus DSM 9455 harbors:
- the hisB gene encoding imidazoleglycerol-phosphate dehydratase HisB, giving the protein MRSANLNRTTLETEISLTLAIDGSGRVNVDTGIGFFDHMLDAFCRFAHFDLEIKAGGDLKVDQHHLVEDCGIVLGQALKEALGDKSGIERVGDCLFPMDEALVQVAADISNRGFLVWKVDCPEGMVGDFPVEMAEEFFRALATNAGITLHICMLDGKNRHHILEALFKATGRAFGLAVRKNSHVDGVPSTKGSL